One Chloroflexota bacterium genomic region harbors:
- a CDS encoding RNA-directed DNA polymerase, translating into MSDRYCNYFLDGTLRIFTQTPEVESMAPDCLEPRLDLLCEEYVLIQAFKKTARYIRNHNWFCDTLALDHAAVNLPEFLSRIQERLKSPEGWQNDPLRIIPAPKKQRWEIQEGKWKPARQRPAVPLRPLAHVSLPDQVLATALMLCIADRVEARQGSPALSINEPESRRQVISYGHRLFCDGNGSGLRHRWGSATLYRAYFEDYKRFLDRPEFAAKAIPSDGKRNLFLVHADLEQFYDRVRPSQLFSAVDHIRRDGDDPGFFDLVESLFCWSWHHRDQYEVDYYAAQAGIDHFNQVALPQGLVASGFFANVVLLALDEAVREHIGGEIPGGLRLVDTCRYVDDFRIVVEAYPDAAASPQHIKFQVSRWLQELLDEHAGGLPLSDEKTKIASLGDDGPPLVRQRAEMDHIQTAISGGFDFHAGQGILDSIQALVRAQPAPGDDEPDKWRFAPVADVHDDTVARFGARRYRKTFRSIRPLAFDRSESDLIDREPDQHTPEGAIQIPRTREDLDQDARVLAYRLVRRWLEDPSNVLLLQIGLDLWPDAELLREVLGQLRLHIDKGRGRGVPRRVAWYCLSQLFRAGATETGLVFDSESLPSGIDLSKYRRELSNEACRILAPGGSSIPWYLKQQVLLYLAAHDPAAAPFSRRSTAVEIRPYQELIAFLRGDQTLLANLGDSELAALAVLARRAFLDRDGAIRRIHPWLRPAVVEQIARRDPSLLTELLEYDAQAIAACPARVREDLCLELASTDRDRVTLAEAILNQHPTSTLRNELSVLRLADALLGRLVEAGSSFTAITPGQITMKLNDDRGVADPDELQMRPGGTAPSGSIYEPPAWCAPDERWRIQLGYLLRFILIGHPDFARANPRDNWREPLSYYRPAASHWRLSLHGMYSGQPAFGDDWLPMTEWLEGLLLALLRWPGTRAPKGFGWIEEGMEECRTRIGKRVRYLERLRGRATEALILPLAVESPDSSTRERTLRACVVQTVIPNDEDFCACGSDLELNGRGVRRRHRNHLSATLEAVKSALRLRVTHTDHQERLDWLILPELAVHHDDINTHLVPFARANKTQILAGLTYDRPLEGRPLVNSAIWIIPEWSGDSHGLQIRIRRQGKAHLAKEEQRFNSGGEAVVQGFRPCQWLIEFPWTGKQARPLRLTAAVCYDATDIGLAADLKNLSDVLAIPALNRDTRTFDQMALALHYHMFGLIVVANNGKYGGSNAYWPHKDSNRRRIFHFHGQPQSSIAFFEIGDIGGFLERHDDANRESGAWKYPPIGIRPIPTFGECQAGSK; encoded by the coding sequence TTGAGCGACAGATACTGCAACTACTTTTTGGACGGAACGCTCAGGATCTTCACCCAGACCCCGGAAGTCGAATCCATGGCCCCTGACTGCCTGGAGCCGCGGTTGGATCTACTCTGCGAGGAGTACGTACTCATTCAGGCGTTCAAGAAGACCGCCCGCTACATCCGCAACCACAATTGGTTCTGCGACACGCTCGCCCTCGATCATGCTGCGGTGAACCTCCCGGAGTTTCTCTCACGAATCCAAGAACGCCTCAAATCTCCTGAAGGCTGGCAAAACGATCCGCTTCGAATCATCCCGGCACCTAAGAAGCAGCGCTGGGAGATTCAAGAAGGCAAGTGGAAGCCGGCCAGACAGCGTCCCGCAGTGCCCCTGCGGCCGCTCGCTCATGTGAGTCTGCCGGACCAGGTGTTGGCAACTGCGCTCATGCTCTGCATCGCCGATCGGGTGGAAGCCCGGCAAGGCAGCCCAGCCCTATCGATCAATGAACCGGAATCGCGCCGGCAGGTAATCTCCTACGGCCATCGACTTTTCTGCGACGGTAACGGATCCGGCCTGCGTCACCGCTGGGGATCGGCCACGCTATACCGCGCATATTTCGAGGATTACAAGCGATTCCTCGACCGTCCAGAATTCGCGGCCAAGGCGATTCCCAGCGATGGGAAAAGAAATCTATTCCTCGTCCATGCCGATCTCGAGCAGTTCTACGACCGCGTCCGGCCTTCCCAGCTATTCAGCGCCGTCGATCACATCCGCAGAGATGGTGATGATCCGGGGTTCTTCGATCTAGTTGAGTCGCTCTTTTGTTGGAGCTGGCATCATCGTGATCAGTACGAAGTGGATTACTACGCCGCCCAGGCGGGGATTGATCACTTCAATCAAGTCGCGTTACCCCAGGGCCTGGTCGCCTCGGGTTTTTTCGCAAACGTCGTCCTCCTGGCATTGGACGAGGCGGTCCGCGAACATATCGGCGGAGAAATCCCCGGCGGACTCCGGCTGGTCGACACCTGCCGCTACGTGGACGATTTCCGCATCGTAGTTGAAGCCTACCCAGACGCGGCCGCCTCGCCGCAACACATCAAATTCCAGGTTTCCAGATGGCTGCAGGAGTTGCTGGACGAACACGCCGGGGGCCTACCGCTTTCGGATGAAAAAACCAAGATCGCATCTTTGGGCGATGACGGACCACCCTTGGTTCGCCAGCGCGCGGAGATGGACCACATTCAAACGGCGATCTCCGGAGGATTCGACTTCCACGCCGGTCAGGGGATTCTCGATTCGATCCAGGCCCTTGTGCGTGCGCAGCCAGCCCCCGGCGACGATGAGCCAGACAAGTGGCGGTTTGCGCCGGTGGCCGACGTCCACGACGATACGGTGGCCAGGTTCGGGGCCAGAAGATACCGCAAAACTTTCAGGTCGATCCGGCCGCTGGCGTTCGACCGCAGCGAGTCGGATCTGATTGATAGGGAGCCCGATCAGCACACTCCCGAAGGGGCCATCCAGATTCCGCGCACACGGGAGGATCTGGACCAGGACGCCAGGGTGCTTGCCTACCGACTTGTCCGGCGTTGGCTTGAAGACCCGTCCAACGTGCTTCTGCTCCAGATTGGCCTTGATCTGTGGCCCGATGCAGAACTCCTAAGAGAAGTCCTGGGCCAGCTGCGTCTGCACATCGACAAAGGCCGCGGCCGAGGCGTTCCGCGGAGGGTCGCCTGGTATTGCCTTTCGCAATTGTTCCGTGCCGGAGCTACCGAAACGGGCCTGGTATTTGATTCGGAATCGCTTCCATCTGGAATCGATCTGAGCAAGTACCGCCGCGAATTGAGCAACGAGGCGTGCCGTATATTGGCGCCTGGTGGGAGTTCGATCCCTTGGTACCTGAAGCAGCAGGTATTGCTCTATCTGGCGGCGCACGATCCGGCCGCCGCTCCTTTTTCGCGCAGGAGCACCGCTGTTGAAATCCGGCCCTACCAGGAATTGATCGCTTTTCTGCGCGGCGATCAGACTTTGCTCGCTAATCTCGGTGATTCTGAATTGGCGGCCCTGGCAGTACTCGCCAGGCGCGCGTTCCTGGATCGTGATGGGGCAATCCGGCGAATCCACCCCTGGCTGAGACCCGCGGTTGTCGAACAAATCGCCCGGCGGGATCCGTCGCTATTAACCGAGCTCCTCGAGTACGATGCCCAGGCCATCGCCGCATGTCCTGCGCGCGTCCGCGAAGACCTGTGCCTGGAACTGGCAAGCACGGACCGGGACCGGGTGACGCTGGCCGAGGCCATCCTGAATCAGCACCCGACCAGTACGCTGCGCAACGAACTCTCCGTGCTACGTCTTGCAGACGCTCTGCTTGGCCGGCTGGTGGAGGCTGGATCGTCCTTTACCGCAATCACGCCCGGACAGATAACGATGAAGCTGAATGACGATCGCGGAGTGGCCGACCCTGACGAACTTCAAATGCGGCCTGGCGGCACCGCCCCGTCGGGCTCTATATACGAACCGCCGGCATGGTGCGCGCCCGACGAGCGCTGGCGCATTCAACTTGGTTACTTGCTGCGCTTCATCCTGATCGGCCACCCGGATTTTGCCCGTGCCAATCCACGGGACAACTGGCGAGAGCCCTTGTCGTACTACCGCCCGGCTGCCAGCCACTGGCGACTGAGCCTGCACGGGATGTACAGCGGGCAACCGGCCTTTGGGGATGATTGGCTCCCCATGACCGAGTGGTTGGAGGGATTACTTTTGGCGCTGCTGCGCTGGCCGGGAACCCGCGCTCCTAAGGGATTCGGGTGGATTGAAGAAGGAATGGAGGAATGCAGGACCCGTATCGGCAAGAGGGTGCGCTACCTGGAGCGGCTGCGAGGCCGCGCAACCGAGGCGTTGATCCTGCCGCTCGCTGTGGAAAGCCCGGATTCATCGACCCGAGAAAGAACACTGCGCGCCTGCGTGGTCCAGACGGTAATTCCCAACGACGAGGATTTCTGCGCCTGCGGTTCTGATCTCGAACTGAACGGGCGTGGAGTCCGACGAAGACACCGCAACCATTTGTCGGCAACGCTCGAGGCAGTCAAGAGCGCGCTCAGGCTCAGGGTTACGCACACGGATCATCAAGAGCGGCTCGACTGGTTGATATTGCCGGAACTCGCCGTCCACCACGACGACATTAATACTCACCTGGTCCCGTTCGCCCGTGCAAACAAAACGCAGATTCTCGCCGGATTGACTTACGACCGTCCACTGGAAGGCCGTCCGCTCGTCAATTCGGCCATCTGGATCATCCCCGAATGGTCGGGCGACTCGCACGGCTTGCAAATCAGGATCCGCCGCCAAGGCAAAGCGCACCTGGCAAAGGAAGAGCAACGCTTCAATAGTGGTGGAGAAGCAGTCGTCCAGGGTTTCCGGCCCTGCCAGTGGCTGATTGAATTTCCCTGGACCGGCAAACAAGCGCGGCCGCTTAGGCTGACTGCCGCAGTCTGTTACGACGCCACGGACATTGGATTAGCCGCTGATCTTAAGAATCTATCCGACGTGCTGGCGATTCCGGCGCTGAATAGGGACACCAGGACGTTTGATCAGATGGCGTTGGCATTGCATTACCACATGTTTGGATTAATCGTTGTCGCCAACAATGGCAAATACGGGGGGAGCAACGCTTACTGGCCGCACAAGGACTCAAATCGTCGGCGAATATTTCACTTCCATGGCCAACCACAGTCATCAATTGCGTTTTTTGAAATTGGAGACATTGGCGGCTTCCTGGAGCGCCACGATGATGCCAATCGCGAATCCGGCGCTTGGAAATACCCACCCATCGGAATTCGGCCCATACCGACATTCGGTGAGTGCCAGGCCGGATCAAAGTGA
- the glmU gene encoding UDP-N-acetylglucosamine diphosphorylase/glucosamine-1-phosphate N-acetyltransferase — MPKQDPSDGEKRRAIVILAAGQGTRMGEDIDKALVDMAGIPMLEHVLQNCAQIPRRQLVIVRGPEQDVLEFPGHDFEIAVQDPGSRGTAAALIAATEHLQSEIEVVVVVFADNPLLSGHSIESALAAVEEISAAIGLTTAVDPDPGKRGRIIRRAGEPIAIRESAACDADDLQIQEFNCGAMALDISWARAALRKLKPDPMTGELYMTDLVELAANEGKKVTTVSITDPAEALGCDDLVSLAAAEKHYFRRRAAELMKKGVRFRDPDSVAISADSEIGAGTQIERNVSIEGRTRIGSNCRIGQDSVIRDSQLADGCQVTSSRIIKSGCGPSASIGPNALIRDGAFVGEGAQAGNCVEVKNSRIGAGALIGHLCYVGDADVGENSVIGAGAITCNFDGVDKHRTVIGCGAFIGSNVSLIAPIRVGEKAVVGAGSVVTRDVPDGETVYGNPARLKTLVPDTRELD; from the coding sequence ATGCCTAAGCAAGATCCATCTGACGGCGAAAAGCGCAGAGCAATAGTGATACTGGCCGCCGGGCAAGGCACCCGCATGGGCGAGGACATCGACAAGGCCCTCGTCGACATGGCGGGCATACCGATGCTCGAGCACGTACTGCAGAACTGCGCCCAGATCCCAAGACGCCAACTCGTGATCGTCCGGGGCCCTGAACAGGATGTCCTTGAATTCCCTGGGCATGACTTTGAGATTGCAGTCCAGGACCCCGGAAGCCGCGGCACGGCCGCCGCGCTAATCGCGGCCACAGAGCACCTTCAATCAGAGATAGAAGTCGTTGTCGTGGTATTCGCGGACAACCCATTGCTTTCAGGGCACAGTATCGAAAGCGCCCTGGCAGCGGTCGAAGAAATTTCTGCCGCGATCGGGTTAACCACCGCCGTGGACCCTGATCCGGGAAAACGCGGCCGGATCATCCGTCGCGCCGGCGAACCGATAGCCATCCGCGAATCGGCCGCCTGCGACGCCGACGATCTTCAGATCCAGGAATTCAATTGCGGTGCGATGGCACTGGACATTAGCTGGGCACGAGCCGCATTAAGAAAACTCAAACCGGACCCTATGACCGGTGAGCTTTATATGACCGATTTGGTCGAGTTGGCCGCCAATGAAGGCAAGAAGGTAACAACGGTCTCGATCACAGATCCCGCCGAAGCGCTCGGTTGCGACGACTTAGTGTCTCTCGCCGCCGCCGAAAAACACTACTTTCGTCGCCGGGCTGCAGAGCTCATGAAAAAGGGAGTCCGCTTCCGCGATCCGGATTCGGTTGCGATATCGGCCGATTCTGAGATCGGTGCCGGCACCCAGATCGAAAGAAACGTGTCGATCGAGGGGCGGACAAGGATCGGATCGAACTGCCGAATCGGCCAGGATTCGGTCATTCGGGACTCGCAGCTGGCCGACGGTTGCCAGGTGACCTCCTCTCGGATCATCAAATCTGGATGCGGACCCTCGGCATCAATCGGTCCCAACGCCCTGATCCGCGACGGGGCATTTGTCGGCGAGGGCGCCCAGGCCGGCAACTGCGTCGAAGTAAAGAACTCCCGCATTGGTGCCGGTGCCCTAATCGGTCACCTCTGCTACGTGGGCGATGCCGACGTGGGTGAAAACTCCGTAATCGGCGCCGGAGCAATCACCTGCAATTTCGACGGGGTCGACAAACACCGCACCGTAATCGGTTGCGGAGCGTTCATAGGTTCAAACGTCTCGCTGATTGCGCCGATCAGGGTAGGAGAAAAAGCGGTCGTTGGAGCAGGTTCGGTGGTCACCCGCGATGTCCCGGACGGGGAAACCGTCTACGGGAACCCGGCGCGACTAAAAACCTTGGTACCCGATACCCGGGAGCTCGATTGA